One Dromiciops gliroides isolate mDroGli1 chromosome 3, mDroGli1.pri, whole genome shotgun sequence DNA segment encodes these proteins:
- the LOC122747699 gene encoding olfactory receptor 8D1-like, which produces MAMGNNTIVTEFILLGLTNQTELQIPLFILFLGIYLVSMVGNLGLILLIWVSSQLHTPMYYFLSNLSFIDLCYSSVITPKMVENFVSEKSIISYPGCMAQFFFFLFFVIAEVYMLTTMAYDRYVAICRPLFYNVIMVPWFCSLLVAGVYTMGGIGAIAHTSYLARLSFCGDNVIHHYFCDVLPLLKLSCSSTHINELLVMIVGGFNLLVTTLLIWMSYTFILLSILRIQSTKGRYKAFSTCGSHLAAVSVFYGSIIIMYYTPASKSVAQEKVASVFYTTVIPMLNPLIYSLRNKDVMDAVKKIIKSRMFQGPHRK; this is translated from the coding sequence ATGGCAATGGGAAATAATACCATTGTGACAGAATTTATCCTCTTGGGCTTAACAAACCAAACAGAGCTCCAGATACCACTATTCATTTTGTTTCTAGGAATCTACTTAGTCTCCATGGTGGGGAACCTCGGCTTGATTTTATTAATCTGGGTCAGTTCTCAGCTTCATACTCCCATGTACTATTTCCTCAGTAACCTGTCATTCATAGATCTCTGCTACTCCTCTGTCATTACacccaagatggtggagaacTTTGTATCAGAGAAGAGTATCATCTCCTATCCAGGGTGCATGGctcagttctttttcttcctcttctttgtaaTTGCTGAAGTCTACATGCTGACAACTATGGCCTATGATCGTTATGTTGCCATCTGTAGACCCCTGTTCTATAATGTCATTATGGTACCATGGTTCTGCTCCCTGCTGGTAGCAGGTGTGTACACAATGGGGGGCATTGGGGCTATTGCTCATACAAGCTACTTAGCCAGACTGTCTTTCTGTGGAGACAATGTTATCCATCATTACTTCTGTGATGTTCTTCCCCTTCTGAAGCTTTCTTGCTCCAGCACCCACATCAATGAGCTTTTGGTGATGATTGTTGGTGGATTTAATTTGTTGGTTACAACTCTGCTCATCTGGATGTCTTATACTTTCATTCTTCTGAGCATCCTTCGTATACAATCTACAAAGGGCCGTTATAAAGCCTTTAGCACCTGTGGATCCCATCTGGCAgctgtttctgttttttatggTTCCATCATCATCATGTATTATACACCAGCTTCCAAAAGTGTGGCCCAGGAGAAGGTAGCCTCAGTGTTTTATACCACAGTAATCCCCATGCTGAACCCTTTGATCTACAGCCTGAGGAACAAAGATGTGATGGATGCAGTAAAGAAAATCATAAAGAGCAGAATGTTTCAAGGTCCACATAGGAAATAG